In a single window of the Arthrobacter sp. StoSoilA2 genome:
- a CDS encoding F0F1 ATP synthase subunit epsilon, which translates to MAELEVEIVAADHFVWSGAAKMVKARTSDGEIGILPGHSPLLAILAEGELAIQPVSGDRIAVVVDGGFFSVDNDRVVIVADNAQLGEAATAGIR; encoded by the coding sequence ATGGCTGAGCTCGAGGTTGAGATTGTCGCAGCGGACCACTTTGTGTGGTCCGGCGCGGCCAAGATGGTGAAGGCCCGCACCAGCGATGGTGAAATCGGAATCCTGCCGGGCCACTCGCCCCTCCTGGCCATCCTGGCCGAGGGTGAGCTGGCAATCCAGCCGGTTTCCGGTGACCGTATTGCGGTAGTTGTTGACGGTGGTTTCTTCTCCGTCGACAACGATCGTGTGGTCATTGTTGCTGACAACGCCCAACTGGGCGAAGCGGCTACAGCGGGGATCCGATAG
- a CDS encoding alpha/beta fold hydrolase: MTFDPASFVFTAQDAPSAIRASTVLPARRENVEFTTDDGKLLLGELAVPESGEITATLITLHPLPTHGGFMDSHVYRKASYRLPALAGVAVLRFNTRGTHSPRGTSQGQFEEGIGERYDVEAAVRFAVERGLPNRWLVGWSFGTELALMYGAVEPVASQIEGAVLLSPPLHRATDVHLKEWAASGKPLTVLVPEHDDYLRPAEAAQRFSLIPQARLVGVDGAKHLWVGEKYAARVLDEIVDDVTPAGAGVNGLPREWAGPVANAG; the protein is encoded by the coding sequence ATGACTTTCGACCCCGCTTCGTTCGTTTTCACTGCGCAGGATGCTCCCTCGGCGATCCGGGCCTCCACCGTCCTTCCCGCACGTCGGGAGAACGTGGAATTTACCACCGACGACGGAAAACTCTTGCTGGGGGAGCTGGCCGTGCCGGAGTCGGGGGAAATCACCGCAACGTTGATCACCCTTCATCCGCTGCCGACCCATGGCGGCTTCATGGACTCGCATGTCTACCGCAAGGCTTCCTACCGGCTTCCGGCGCTGGCAGGGGTGGCGGTCCTGAGGTTCAATACCCGTGGCACACACTCGCCGCGCGGTACCAGCCAGGGGCAGTTTGAAGAGGGCATCGGTGAGCGTTACGACGTCGAAGCCGCCGTCCGTTTCGCCGTTGAGCGTGGCCTGCCGAACCGGTGGTTGGTGGGTTGGTCGTTCGGGACGGAACTGGCACTGATGTACGGCGCAGTGGAACCTGTGGCGTCACAGATCGAGGGCGCGGTCCTCCTGTCTCCGCCACTCCACCGGGCAACGGACGTCCACCTCAAGGAGTGGGCAGCCTCGGGAAAGCCGCTGACCGTGTTGGTTCCGGAACACGACGATTACCTTCGACCCGCGGAGGCAGCCCAGCGCTTCAGCCTGATACCGCAGGCGCGGCTGGTGGGCGTCGACGGTGCCAAGCACCTGTGGGTGGGGGAGAAGTACGCAGCGCGCGTCCTGGACGAAATCGTCGACGACGTCACTCCGGCAGGTGCCGGTGTGAACGGTCTGCCACGTGAGTGGGCGGGCCCGGTCGCCAACGCGGGATGA
- the nucS gene encoding endonuclease NucS, producing the protein MRLVIARCSVDYVGRLKAHLPLATRLLLVKADGSVLVHSDGGSYKPLNWMSPPATLRVTSPEETEVEEGVVEQWTVQSAKTDDRLIINIYEQLHDTSHDLGVDPGLIKDGVEADLQRLLAEQIETLGTGYSLIRREYFTAIGPVDILARDATGATVAIELKRRGDIDGVEQLTRYLELLNRDPLLAPVRGIFAAQQIKPQAKVLANDRGIDCITLDYDAMRGVDDSESRLF; encoded by the coding sequence GTGCGACTCGTCATAGCCCGTTGTTCTGTTGATTATGTTGGCCGTCTCAAGGCCCACCTCCCACTCGCCACCAGGCTCCTGCTGGTCAAGGCCGACGGCTCGGTGCTGGTGCACTCCGACGGCGGCTCGTACAAGCCGTTGAACTGGATGAGCCCACCGGCCACGCTGCGCGTAACTTCCCCCGAGGAAACCGAAGTGGAAGAGGGCGTCGTTGAGCAGTGGACCGTGCAGTCGGCCAAGACCGATGACCGGCTCATCATCAACATCTACGAGCAACTGCATGACACCTCACATGATCTGGGTGTCGATCCCGGACTGATCAAGGACGGCGTGGAAGCTGACCTGCAGCGCCTCCTGGCAGAACAGATCGAAACGCTCGGAACCGGTTACTCACTCATCCGGCGGGAATACTTCACGGCGATCGGACCCGTAGACATCCTTGCCCGGGACGCGACCGGCGCAACGGTGGCGATTGAGCTGAAGCGGCGCGGCGACATCGACGGCGTCGAGCAGCTTACCCGATACCTGGAGCTGTTGAACCGGGATCCACTGCTGGCGCCCGTCCGTGGGATTTTTGCAGCCCAGCAGATCAAGCCCCAGGCCAAAGTCCTGGCCAACGACCGCGGAATCGACTGCATAACGCTGGACTATGACGCCATGCGCGGTGTGGACGACAGCGAATCCCGCCTCTTCTAG
- a CDS encoding alpha/beta hydrolase-fold protein, translated as MDFLLDVSLVDGPFLWLSIIGGVVGAAYLLWRRQRSWPLAVAACVAGGVAVVALAHWVLVDLLAIFSENLPFETLGWSVPAVAAALLFATRFPRATWKSRARGLIATLGVVLLSVVQVNAYFGLNNTVADLLGTAVARIQPLEGSLQRAPDSKPGPAPSVWRAPESMPRGGILRKSQIPGNISGFTAREAYIYLPPAYQTAARPSLPVLVLFSGQPGGPADWLTGGQLRAQLDRFADAHGGIAPVAVVVDPNGSASANTLCMDSRIAQADTYLSQDVPAWISSTLDVSNDHRLWAVGGFSYGGTCAVQMGTKHPELFTSVVGFSAEREPSLAKDRNKTIADSFDGDVAAFESRTPLFLMQQRDYAGSGLYLAAGATDTEFTDYMHVLADAGTAAGFSVQAHSIQHAGHSWDAVVRGMPDALDFLSSRWGIVQ; from the coding sequence ATGGATTTTCTTCTGGACGTCAGCCTTGTTGATGGACCATTCCTGTGGTTGAGCATTATCGGCGGTGTGGTGGGAGCCGCGTACCTTCTATGGAGGCGTCAGCGTTCCTGGCCACTGGCCGTCGCGGCCTGCGTGGCGGGTGGCGTCGCCGTTGTGGCGCTGGCCCACTGGGTCCTGGTTGATCTGCTGGCCATCTTCTCGGAAAACCTTCCCTTTGAGACCCTGGGGTGGTCGGTTCCGGCTGTCGCGGCCGCTCTGCTGTTTGCGACGCGATTTCCCCGTGCCACGTGGAAAAGTCGTGCCCGCGGCCTGATAGCGACGCTGGGCGTGGTTCTCTTGAGCGTTGTCCAGGTCAATGCCTACTTCGGACTGAACAACACGGTGGCTGACCTTCTAGGTACTGCCGTCGCCCGTATCCAGCCCTTGGAGGGCAGCCTTCAACGCGCTCCGGACAGCAAGCCTGGACCTGCGCCGTCGGTTTGGAGAGCTCCCGAGTCAATGCCGCGGGGCGGCATCCTTCGAAAGTCCCAGATCCCGGGAAACATATCGGGCTTCACAGCACGGGAGGCCTACATCTACCTGCCTCCGGCCTATCAAACCGCAGCACGGCCAAGCTTGCCGGTGCTGGTGCTTTTTTCAGGCCAACCCGGGGGCCCCGCCGACTGGTTAACAGGGGGCCAACTCCGTGCGCAACTGGACAGGTTTGCTGACGCCCATGGCGGGATCGCCCCCGTCGCGGTCGTGGTGGACCCAAACGGCTCGGCAAGCGCCAACACGTTATGCATGGACAGCCGCATCGCGCAGGCTGACACCTATCTCTCCCAGGACGTACCTGCCTGGATCAGCTCCACCTTGGATGTATCAAACGATCACCGGCTGTGGGCAGTGGGTGGCTTTTCGTATGGCGGTACGTGCGCGGTACAGATGGGGACAAAGCATCCGGAATTGTTTACTTCGGTAGTGGGTTTTTCCGCTGAGCGGGAGCCATCGCTGGCGAAGGACCGGAACAAGACCATCGCAGACTCGTTCGACGGCGACGTGGCCGCTTTCGAGTCAAGGACCCCTTTGTTTTTGATGCAACAGCGGGATTACGCGGGCAGCGGCCTGTACTTGGCAGCGGGCGCCACGGATACCGAGTTCACAGACTATATGCACGTTCTTGCCGACGCTGGAACGGCAGCGGGATTTAGCGTCCAAGCACACTCAATCCAGCACGCCGGCCACTCGTGGGATGCTGTGGTCCGGGGTATGCCTGATGCGCTGGATTTCTTGTCTTCCCGTTGGGGAATAGTCCAGTGA
- a CDS encoding cold-shock protein has product MALGTVKWFNAEKGFGFITPDDSDGDVFVHYSEIQTGGFKTLDENQRVQFEIGQGAKGPQATGVTVV; this is encoded by the coding sequence ATGGCACTGGGAACCGTCAAGTGGTTCAACGCTGAAAAGGGCTTCGGCTTCATCACCCCGGATGACTCGGATGGGGATGTTTTCGTTCACTACTCCGAGATCCAGACCGGTGGCTTCAAGACCCTCGATGAGAACCAGCGCGTTCAGTTCGAGATCGGTCAGGGCGCCAAGGGCCCCCAGGCAACCGGCGTTACGGTCGTCTAG
- a CDS encoding DUF2550 domain-containing protein codes for MDDSLIPFIALATAFALLIFSLCLFGVRRFNLRRALGTVDASICTAGNSWQMGVCRYQDNELEWFRLMSLSVIPKHRYKRSSLELLGRRQPTEDELVKVQPGVVVVELQYEGKKFMLAMNFDAYAGLSSWLEAGPVIGVGTWR; via the coding sequence ATGGACGATTCCCTTATTCCGTTCATCGCCCTGGCAACGGCGTTTGCGTTGCTGATTTTTTCACTGTGCCTTTTTGGGGTGCGCCGCTTCAATCTGCGGCGCGCCCTGGGCACGGTCGACGCCTCCATTTGCACGGCTGGAAACAGCTGGCAGATGGGGGTTTGTCGTTATCAGGACAATGAACTTGAGTGGTTCCGCTTGATGTCCCTGAGCGTGATCCCAAAACACAGATATAAACGCAGCTCGTTGGAGCTGCTTGGCCGGCGTCAACCCACTGAGGATGAGCTCGTCAAGGTGCAGCCCGGCGTCGTCGTGGTTGAACTCCAATATGAAGGTAAGAAGTTCATGCTTGCCATGAACTTCGATGCCTATGCCGGTCTTTCTTCCTGGCTCGAGGCCGGACCTGTCATCGGCGTCGGAACCTGGCGTTAG
- a CDS encoding ATP/GTP-binding protein, whose amino-acid sequence MPRSNRPRRNAASTRSNKPAGKWADEAPELDLERARAGIARRESAPDGDWMVRTMTARKAEKQYICPGCSTAILPGIAHLVVWSDNHLFGEAAGLAERRHWHTNCWTSRTYRYR is encoded by the coding sequence ATGCCCCGTTCCAACCGCCCTCGTCGCAACGCCGCCAGCACACGTTCGAACAAACCTGCCGGCAAGTGGGCAGACGAGGCCCCGGAACTGGACCTGGAACGGGCAAGGGCGGGGATTGCGCGCAGGGAAAGCGCCCCCGATGGCGACTGGATGGTCCGCACCATGACGGCGCGGAAGGCGGAGAAGCAGTACATCTGCCCGGGCTGCTCGACAGCCATCCTCCCCGGTATCGCTCATTTGGTGGTGTGGTCTGACAACCACCTTTTTGGCGAAGCCGCCGGGTTGGCCGAGCGCAGGCATTGGCACACCAACTGCTGGACGTCACGAACCTACCGGTACCGCTGA
- a CDS encoding amidohydrolase family protein — MTAADHFVHSSAPSQQILTGTLVSDGVVVEDGLLAIDGDRIAYAGPADGFDADAFEGFGHAIRIGAPSGHFIFPGLVDVHCHGGNGGDFPGGEEASARKAVEFLHRSGTTTFLASMVTAPREDLLRGIELYVKLVDEGLVAGIHLEGPFLSHARCGAQNPDYLLEPDLDLMNELVGAAAGKLATMTYAPELPGAAALVDLMTFHGVTPSLGHTDCDDATAAASLAAAREGLESAGFDGVSSLPTVTHLFNGMPPMHHRAPGPVAACLRAAQAGKAVVELIADDTHLDPSTVATVFQLVGAANILLVTDSMAAAGLSDGNYMLGPSPVTVSNGVATLDATGSIAGGTATLLEVVRKTVAAGVALPDAICSATAVPAAILGLSDEVGGLRRGLRADVVTTDQELGLTAVMRNGQWLA; from the coding sequence ATGACTGCCGCAGACCATTTCGTCCATTCTTCCGCGCCCAGCCAGCAAATCCTCACGGGAACGCTCGTAAGTGACGGCGTGGTGGTGGAAGACGGCCTCCTGGCCATCGACGGCGACCGCATCGCCTACGCAGGGCCGGCGGACGGCTTTGACGCGGACGCGTTTGAAGGCTTCGGGCACGCCATACGCATTGGTGCGCCCAGCGGCCACTTCATCTTCCCTGGCTTGGTGGACGTCCACTGCCATGGCGGCAATGGTGGTGACTTTCCAGGCGGAGAGGAGGCCTCGGCCCGTAAAGCAGTAGAGTTCCTGCACCGCTCCGGCACCACAACTTTCCTCGCAAGCATGGTTACGGCGCCCCGGGAGGACCTCCTTCGCGGGATCGAACTCTACGTGAAGCTCGTCGACGAAGGTCTGGTGGCCGGCATCCATTTGGAGGGTCCTTTCCTCTCCCATGCACGATGCGGCGCCCAGAACCCGGATTACCTGCTGGAGCCGGACCTGGACCTCATGAACGAACTCGTGGGCGCTGCCGCCGGCAAACTTGCCACTATGACGTATGCCCCGGAATTGCCCGGGGCCGCTGCCCTGGTGGACTTAATGACCTTCCACGGCGTGACGCCCTCGTTGGGACACACGGATTGTGACGACGCCACTGCCGCTGCATCGTTGGCTGCGGCCCGCGAGGGACTGGAATCGGCAGGGTTCGACGGCGTCAGCTCGCTACCGACAGTGACGCACCTTTTCAACGGGATGCCGCCCATGCATCACCGCGCGCCAGGCCCTGTTGCTGCCTGCTTGCGGGCCGCCCAGGCGGGAAAGGCGGTGGTGGAACTCATCGCCGACGACACCCACCTGGACCCCAGTACCGTGGCCACCGTTTTTCAGTTGGTGGGTGCCGCCAACATTCTCCTGGTGACTGATTCGATGGCCGCTGCGGGGCTTTCGGACGGAAACTACATGCTCGGACCGTCGCCGGTGACCGTCAGCAATGGCGTGGCAACCCTGGATGCCACCGGCTCCATCGCAGGGGGCACGGCCACGCTCCTGGAAGTGGTCCGCAAGACGGTGGCCGCCGGCGTCGCCCTTCCGGACGCCATCTGCTCAGCGACTGCAGTGCCTGCAGCCATTCTTGGACTCTCTGACGAGGTGGGTGGATTGCGACGCGGCCTTCGCGCTGACGTTGTTACAACCGATCAGGAACTCGGCCTTACTGCGGTCATGCGTAACGGACAGTGGTTGGCTTAG
- a CDS encoding DUF2156 domain-containing protein: MGNSPVSLALKGVVQPVLRQAAKHLRATPFTTLVLALFVAVSVVSGSILGGPAESLLPVAGVTLAGLRSGEWWSIWTSLFFTTNLLAFVTAALMILFLLGLAERRFGFFRTAGVFLGSQFACVAAFLLVTQVARYMDDGWISRMVDTRLIGPYGALIATALAASAMLPTLWQRRLRTVVLSLSLLLVLYIGHAETLMGLVGALLGLGAAWWTQSSQGHLHLHRSTGREVRNLLALTMAIFAAGPILTAAAKSPSGPLALLRDVILNPLPTLSQLESNCGGTIDVACLELSRQGYTGPFGLALAVVPVVLLLICADGMRRGRRLALGIAIGVQLVVVALSTVYLSLFAGIPMPPGRQAAMLNPAVVHLIPLVLVPLTLAVLLFAYRGHFRVESSARLRRRVFWLVGLTGASLALAYTAVWLASGGMTRDGGPLGLGAELARQYLPVPLPSVYRKVFAERDAFEVFLFSYSGTVFWLVALIGVWILLIRGHHAAGLDHQGRDRARELVKAGGDSLSWMALWEPNKYWFNPGGTGAVAYQQHGHVALTLAGPVGPGEHHVETAGGFLDFCSQHALIPCLYSCTDELWPMLQARGFRRVAVAQETRLRIRGLEFRGKEWQNVRTSLNRAAKMGITATWGRYDGLPHALRAQVGEVSEEWAAQKRVPEMGFTLGGLDELEDPDVLCCVATDAEGFVYGVTSWLPVYRNGSVVSWTLDFMRRRGDAFPGVMEFLIASAILHLRESVEVISLSGSPLAREKDEIDQQAEGLAGMLDLVGQALEPVYGFRSLASFKSRFQPDYRTLYMYYQEPLHLPAIGRALSRAYLPGLSVRQSARLLRTLVA, translated from the coding sequence TTGGGGAATAGTCCAGTGAGCCTTGCCCTGAAGGGCGTCGTGCAGCCCGTCTTGAGGCAAGCCGCCAAACATCTCCGTGCTACTCCCTTCACCACGCTCGTGCTTGCGCTGTTCGTGGCCGTGTCCGTTGTGTCCGGCAGCATCCTTGGGGGTCCTGCGGAATCGTTGCTGCCTGTGGCGGGCGTGACCCTGGCTGGGCTGCGGTCGGGGGAGTGGTGGTCTATCTGGACGTCATTGTTCTTTACGACCAACCTGCTGGCGTTTGTCACTGCTGCGCTCATGATCCTGTTCCTGTTGGGGCTTGCAGAGCGGCGATTCGGCTTCTTCCGGACGGCCGGGGTCTTCCTGGGCAGCCAGTTTGCATGCGTTGCGGCATTCCTCCTGGTCACCCAGGTGGCGCGGTACATGGATGATGGTTGGATCTCCAGGATGGTGGATACCCGGCTGATAGGACCCTACGGTGCCTTGATCGCCACAGCGCTTGCCGCCAGCGCCATGTTGCCAACGCTTTGGCAACGACGATTGAGGACCGTGGTCCTCTCCTTGTCCCTGCTGCTCGTGCTGTACATCGGGCACGCCGAGACCTTGATGGGGCTTGTGGGAGCTTTGTTGGGCCTGGGGGCTGCGTGGTGGACGCAGAGCAGCCAAGGTCACCTTCACCTGCACCGCTCCACAGGCCGTGAAGTGCGGAACCTGCTGGCCCTCACCATGGCCATTTTCGCTGCCGGCCCCATACTGACCGCTGCAGCCAAGAGCCCTTCGGGACCTCTGGCCTTGCTGCGGGATGTCATCCTTAACCCGCTCCCCACTCTGAGCCAACTGGAAAGCAATTGCGGCGGCACCATTGACGTGGCTTGCCTCGAGCTAAGCCGTCAGGGCTATACGGGTCCGTTTGGCCTGGCACTTGCGGTTGTGCCTGTGGTCTTGTTGCTGATCTGTGCCGACGGCATGCGGCGTGGGCGGCGCCTGGCGTTGGGGATAGCGATCGGTGTCCAGTTGGTCGTAGTGGCCCTTTCGACTGTCTACTTGAGCCTTTTTGCGGGCATTCCAATGCCCCCGGGACGTCAAGCGGCGATGTTGAACCCGGCAGTTGTGCATCTGATCCCCTTGGTCCTGGTTCCGCTTACCCTGGCGGTCCTGTTGTTTGCTTATCGTGGACACTTCCGGGTCGAATCCTCTGCCCGTTTGCGGCGGCGCGTCTTTTGGCTGGTTGGCCTCACAGGTGCGTCCCTGGCGCTTGCATACACTGCCGTATGGCTGGCCTCGGGCGGCATGACGCGCGACGGCGGCCCGCTGGGTTTGGGTGCAGAGCTCGCCCGGCAGTACCTGCCGGTTCCGTTGCCCAGCGTGTACCGCAAGGTCTTTGCTGAGCGCGACGCTTTTGAAGTCTTTCTGTTCTCCTACTCCGGGACCGTCTTCTGGCTTGTGGCGTTGATTGGAGTCTGGATACTCCTCATCCGAGGCCATCATGCTGCCGGCTTGGACCATCAAGGGCGGGACCGTGCACGCGAGCTGGTGAAAGCCGGTGGTGATTCGTTGTCGTGGATGGCGCTCTGGGAGCCGAACAAATATTGGTTCAATCCTGGCGGTACGGGGGCAGTGGCATACCAGCAGCACGGCCATGTCGCCCTGACCTTGGCAGGTCCCGTGGGCCCGGGGGAGCACCATGTAGAGACTGCTGGAGGATTCCTTGATTTCTGTTCCCAGCATGCCCTGATACCTTGCCTCTACTCATGTACAGATGAGTTGTGGCCCATGCTTCAGGCCCGCGGCTTTCGAAGGGTTGCTGTCGCGCAGGAAACCCGGTTGAGGATCAGGGGTTTGGAGTTCCGCGGCAAGGAATGGCAGAACGTCAGGACGTCCCTCAACCGGGCAGCAAAGATGGGGATCACTGCCACATGGGGCCGGTACGACGGTTTGCCCCATGCGCTGCGTGCACAAGTGGGCGAGGTGTCTGAAGAGTGGGCTGCACAAAAACGCGTACCTGAAATGGGATTTACGTTGGGCGGCCTGGATGAACTTGAGGACCCTGACGTGTTGTGCTGCGTCGCCACTGATGCTGAAGGTTTCGTTTATGGCGTCACCAGCTGGCTTCCTGTCTACCGGAACGGCAGTGTTGTCAGTTGGACCCTGGACTTCATGCGTCGCCGCGGCGATGCCTTCCCGGGAGTGATGGAATTCCTGATTGCCTCCGCCATCCTCCATCTCAGGGAGTCGGTGGAAGTTATCTCGCTCTCCGGTTCGCCCTTGGCGCGGGAGAAGGACGAGATTGATCAGCAGGCCGAGGGACTTGCCGGCATGTTGGACTTGGTTGGCCAGGCCCTGGAACCCGTCTATGGGTTCCGTTCCCTTGCTTCCTTTAAGTCACGGTTCCAACCCGATTACCGAACTTTGTATATGTATTACCAGGAGCCGTTGCACCTGCCCGCAATAGGCAGGGCGCTGAGCCGCGCATACCTTCCGGGATTGTCCGTGCGGCAATCTGCCAGACTGCTGCGGACACTGGTTGCTTGA